In Trichormus variabilis 0441, a single genomic region encodes these proteins:
- a CDS encoding FMN-dependent NADH-azoreductase, with amino-acid sequence MKLLHLDSSPRGERSISRSLTQQFVSLWKQMHLDVPVIYRDLGRYPVPAIDEAWIAAAFCPPAQLTPELQSALMISDELIAELLAANLYIFGIPMYNYSVPASFKAYIDQIVRVRRTFVVSADGYEGLLKDKKVLVITTRGGSYAGEPLDFQEPYLRAVFGFIGITDVTFIHAENLAIGSEERQLAIATAHEAIQQVVKTWQSSTCI; translated from the coding sequence ATGAAACTTTTGCACCTTGATTCTAGCCCACGCGGCGAGCGCTCTATCTCACGCTCCTTAACCCAACAATTTGTGAGTTTGTGGAAACAAATGCATCTAGATGTTCCTGTCATTTATCGCGATTTAGGACGTTATCCAGTACCCGCGATCGATGAAGCGTGGATTGCTGCTGCGTTTTGTCCTCCAGCTCAACTCACTCCAGAATTACAATCTGCCTTGATGATTTCCGATGAGTTGATTGCTGAACTGCTGGCGGCAAACCTCTATATCTTTGGCATTCCTATGTACAACTATAGTGTACCTGCCAGTTTCAAAGCATACATCGATCAGATTGTGAGAGTCAGACGGACGTTTGTGGTGAGTGCTGATGGTTACGAAGGACTGTTAAAAGATAAAAAAGTGCTGGTAATTACAACACGAGGCGGAAGCTATGCAGGCGAACCACTCGATTTTCAAGAGCCTTATTTGCGTGCAGTGTTTGGCTTCATTGGTATAACTGATGTCACGTTTATCCATGCCGAAAATCTGGCAATCGGGTCTGAAGAACGACAACTAGCGATTGCAACTGCTCATGAAGCCATTCAACAAGTTGTAAAAACTTGGCAATCTAGTACCTGCATCTGA
- a CDS encoding MFS transporter, whose product MAITSGAAAANLYYNQPLLAAITQNLNASVQDVGLIPTLGQIGYAMGNFFIVPLGDLLERRRLLVNMLIGTALALAAAAVSPTIGWLIIASFIVGVTTIVPQIAVPFAALLAPAAMRGKVVGTVMSGLLIGILLARTVSGFVGAELGWRSMYWIASGVMLMLALVLFSVLPNSQPAVMFTYRELMRSMLKLVREPILQEASITGAMAFGAFSVFWSTLIFLLEQPPYQYGSEVAGLFGLIGVVGAASAPLAGKLADRRSPRLAIALGLLATAVSFLVFWLFGYQLWGLIVGVILLDMGVQVTTVSNQALIYRLPEETHSRLNALFVTFYFFGGAIGSFLGAYGWNLWRWNGVCTAGMFLSIIAFAALTLGRKR is encoded by the coding sequence ATGGCAATTACCAGTGGGGCTGCTGCTGCCAACCTGTATTACAACCAACCCCTGCTTGCAGCAATTACTCAGAATTTGAACGCCTCTGTTCAAGACGTAGGATTAATTCCGACGTTGGGACAAATTGGCTATGCAATGGGCAACTTTTTCATCGTTCCTCTCGGCGATCTTCTAGAGCGCAGACGTTTGCTCGTTAACATGCTCATTGGAACTGCTCTAGCTTTAGCTGCGGCTGCTGTTTCTCCTACCATTGGCTGGTTAATTATTGCTAGCTTCATCGTTGGGGTAACGACGATCGTACCTCAGATTGCGGTTCCCTTTGCAGCTTTACTTGCTCCTGCGGCAATGCGGGGCAAAGTTGTCGGCACAGTCATGAGCGGACTGCTGATTGGCATTCTTCTTGCCCGGACGGTGAGTGGCTTCGTTGGTGCAGAACTAGGTTGGCGGTCGATGTATTGGATTGCGAGTGGCGTAATGTTGATGTTAGCGCTCGTTCTGTTTAGTGTGCTGCCCAACAGTCAGCCTGCGGTCATGTTTACTTACCGAGAATTGATGCGATCGATGTTGAAGTTGGTTCGAGAGCCTATCTTGCAAGAAGCTTCAATTACAGGTGCAATGGCTTTCGGGGCATTTAGCGTTTTTTGGAGTACCTTGATTTTTCTATTAGAACAACCACCTTATCAATATGGCAGCGAGGTCGCTGGGTTGTTTGGGTTGATTGGGGTCGTTGGAGCCGCAAGCGCGCCACTAGCTGGCAAACTTGCCGATCGCAGAAGTCCGAGACTCGCGATTGCACTGGGCTTACTCGCAACTGCTGTGTCTTTCCTGGTGTTCTGGTTGTTTGGATACCAACTATGGGGACTGATTGTTGGCGTGATTTTGTTAGATATGGGGGTACAGGTGACAACAGTATCCAACCAGGCATTGATTTACAGGCTACCTGAAGAAACGCATAGCCGTTTGAATGCGCTGTTTGTCACATTCTATTTCTTTGGTGGCGCGATCGGTTCATTCCTGGGTGCTTACGGCTGGAATCTCTGGCGATGGAATGGAGTTTGTACCGCCGGGATGTTTTTGTCGATCATTGCTTTTGCAGCACTCACGCTTGGACGTAAGCGCTAA
- a CDS encoding iron uptake porin, whose protein sequence is MQNYWFANFHILGCLSVLSFVILNHATPSLAKTVESLTFEEKQATEDVPTLSPVVPTSITQLIHQIIPQESDATLQGQVTSVNQLDDVQPTDWAFQVLQSLISRYNILTGYPAQTFRGDVSRQAALHLRAMTRDEFALALNITLKQISEQIAQGTGSRISRDDLETLQRLQEEFSGELSTLQERVDGLAARTAKLEASQFSTTTTFSGIVVFGVTGGGFSGDRIVDVTGREIATKDPNLTFLYRATLDFTTSFNGTDALELWLEIGSNGADDNAAGLLEPSFGSVLDYSAKPPVEEFGVSRLNYTFSLSEDLTLSLGPVISLTDYVDLNRYANVSFLDFSTQALVNNYILFPVQGLGAGAAIRWNPNEGAFTARAAYVAASASRSKIESSSPVPGIFPLGYILYPNGRGEGGLFGDPYQGIIELEYAPSRMFALRLQYTSGSILGGNFDVFGANLELTLSDRFAVFGRYGYGSYADTAFGDLKPSYWMAGVAFLDLFIENALAGIAVGQPFIASEIGDSTQTNFEAFYNFPINDNIRVTPVFQVITNPANQSVNGTILTSTLRTVFSF, encoded by the coding sequence ATGCAAAATTATTGGTTTGCAAATTTTCATATACTGGGTTGTTTGAGTGTTTTGAGCTTCGTCATCCTCAATCATGCAACTCCTTCCCTAGCCAAGACTGTTGAGTCTTTAACTTTTGAGGAAAAACAAGCAACAGAGGATGTCCCTACACTTTCTCCTGTTGTTCCAACTTCAATTACTCAGCTAATTCATCAAATTATTCCTCAAGAATCAGACGCAACGCTACAAGGACAAGTGACTTCAGTAAATCAACTGGATGATGTTCAACCGACAGATTGGGCATTTCAGGTGCTTCAGTCTTTGATCTCTCGATATAACATTCTTACAGGCTATCCAGCCCAAACTTTTCGGGGCGATGTCTCACGACAAGCCGCTTTGCATCTAAGAGCAATGACTCGCGACGAATTTGCACTAGCATTGAACATAACACTTAAACAAATCAGCGAACAAATTGCTCAAGGAACTGGTTCACGAATATCTCGTGATGATTTAGAGACACTACAACGACTTCAAGAAGAGTTTTCTGGCGAACTCAGCACACTACAAGAACGTGTAGATGGATTAGCAGCCCGAACTGCTAAGTTGGAAGCAAGTCAGTTCTCGACAACCACCACATTCTCAGGAATAGTTGTATTTGGAGTCACTGGCGGAGGCTTTAGCGGCGATCGCATTGTTGATGTCACAGGTAGAGAAATTGCGACAAAAGATCCAAACCTTACATTCCTTTACCGAGCTACCCTAGACTTCACTACAAGTTTTAATGGAACAGATGCGCTAGAACTCTGGCTGGAAATTGGCAGCAATGGGGCAGATGACAATGCAGCAGGATTGTTAGAACCCAGTTTTGGCAGCGTTTTAGACTATTCAGCCAAACCCCCTGTTGAAGAGTTTGGCGTGTCCCGTCTGAATTATACCTTTTCTCTATCTGAGGATTTGACGCTTTCCCTAGGCCCAGTCATCAGTCTTACTGACTATGTAGACTTAAACCGCTATGCAAATGTCAGTTTTCTAGACTTCTCTACGCAAGCGTTGGTAAATAACTATATTCTTTTCCCAGTTCAAGGGCTAGGAGCGGGTGCTGCTATCAGGTGGAATCCGAATGAAGGCGCATTTACGGCACGAGCTGCTTATGTGGCGGCATCTGCGAGTCGGTCGAAAATAGAGAGTTCATCTCCAGTTCCTGGTATTTTCCCACTGGGATACATTCTTTATCCCAACGGACGAGGAGAAGGAGGGCTGTTTGGCGATCCTTATCAAGGAATCATTGAGTTAGAATACGCTCCTTCTAGAATGTTTGCGCTACGCTTGCAATATACGAGCGGTAGTATTTTAGGAGGGAACTTTGATGTCTTTGGAGCCAACTTGGAATTGACGCTTTCAGACCGTTTTGCTGTTTTTGGACGCTACGGTTACGGTAGCTACGCTGATACTGCCTTTGGTGATTTAAAGCCTAGCTATTGGATGGCAGGTGTAGCTTTTCTGGATCTATTCATTGAAAATGCTCTGGCAGGCATAGCTGTAGGTCAGCCGTTTATCGCAAGTGAAATAGGAGATTCAACACAAACGAATTTCGAGGCTTTCTACAATTTTCCAATTAATGACAATATCCGTGTCACACCTGTATTTCAAGTGATTACAAATCCAGCTAATCAAAGCGTCAATGGCACAATCCTTACAAGTACACTCCGCACCGTCTTCTCGTTCTAA
- a CDS encoding RNA-guided endonuclease InsQ/TnpB family protein → MKTLKFKLYQHKRNRHLKRIINAAGVIYNHCIALHKRYYRMWGNHLSCAKLQSHIAKLRKRNLFWQSLGSQAVQDICQRIEKAYQLFFKHNKKGVRPPGFKKVKKYKSFTLKQAGYKFLGSNRVKIGHRVYQFWKSRDIEGTVKTLTIKRTPLGELFMVVVVDNVSQAEIEVKTGKIAGFDFGLKTFLTCSDGTKIESPQFFKQSLNAIKKASRQHSKKLKSSSNRERARKNLVRKYEDISHRRRDWFWKLAHELTDKFDILCFETLNLKGMQRLWGRKISDLAFGEFLQILKWIAKKKNKLVVFIDQWYPSTKTCSGCGHVLEELDLSIREWRCPSCQSVNGRDENASKVICAVGASTVGLGDVSRYETAIAV, encoded by the coding sequence ATGAAGACACTGAAGTTTAAGCTATATCAACACAAAAGAAATAGACACCTTAAGCGCATTATTAATGCGGCTGGGGTAATCTACAATCATTGCATTGCTCTACACAAACGCTACTACAGAATGTGGGGCAATCACTTGAGTTGTGCAAAACTTCAGTCTCATATTGCCAAATTAAGAAAACGTAATTTATTCTGGCAATCGCTAGGTTCTCAAGCAGTACAAGATATCTGTCAACGCATAGAGAAAGCCTATCAACTATTTTTTAAACACAATAAAAAAGGAGTTAGACCACCAGGATTTAAAAAGGTTAAAAAATACAAATCATTCACTCTCAAACAAGCTGGTTATAAGTTTTTAGGTAGCAACAGGGTGAAAATTGGGCATCGAGTATATCAATTTTGGAAGTCTAGAGACATTGAGGGAACAGTTAAAACCTTAACCATTAAACGCACACCATTAGGTGAATTGTTTATGGTTGTAGTGGTTGATAATGTTAGTCAAGCAGAAATTGAAGTTAAGACGGGTAAAATCGCTGGCTTTGATTTTGGGTTGAAAACATTCCTCACTTGCTCAGACGGTACTAAAATTGAATCACCCCAATTTTTCAAGCAGTCACTCAACGCCATCAAAAAAGCCAGCAGACAGCATTCCAAAAAACTAAAGAGTTCATCCAACAGGGAGCGAGCTAGGAAAAATTTGGTACGCAAATATGAAGATATTTCTCATCGTCGGCGTGATTGGTTTTGGAAATTGGCCCATGAACTAACAGATAAGTTTGATATACTGTGTTTTGAGACGCTGAACCTCAAGGGAATGCAACGACTTTGGGGAAGAAAAATATCAGATTTGGCGTTTGGCGAGTTCCTACAAATTTTAAAATGGATTGCTAAAAAGAAGAATAAACTGGTTGTTTTCATCGACCAGTGGTATCCATCCACTAAGACTTGCTCTGGCTGTGGACACGTTCTAGAAGAGTTGGATTTATCTATTAGAGAATGGCGTTGCCCATCTTGCCAATCAGTAAATGGAAGGGATGAAAACGCATCTAAAGTAATTTGTGCAGTCGGGGCATCGACTGTTGGGTTAGGGGATGTAAGTCGGTATGAAACTGCTATCGCTGTTTGA
- a CDS encoding siphovirus Gp157 family protein, whose amino-acid sequence MTQAIEREINQLTLKELSLDAAKLWSQIEEASELGEEGKVEQLVQELMGVQDGIETKIDAIAWVVDQLNLDLETWEERKARVAELHDRVISRRKTQLEQIKRTLIHLHEIGLISDKNIGKERVIEIRDNPPKVANLLVEVDDQDFPDEFRVIKYQANNKAILEAYKSGKDISDVAEITIGKQVRFKVQSATKGRNKKNHN is encoded by the coding sequence ATGACTCAAGCAATTGAACGCGAAATCAATCAACTCACGCTCAAAGAGTTAAGCTTAGATGCTGCTAAACTCTGGTCACAGATAGAAGAAGCAAGCGAGTTAGGCGAAGAAGGTAAAGTAGAACAACTCGTACAAGAACTTATGGGTGTTCAAGATGGTATCGAAACCAAAATTGATGCGATCGCCTGGGTAGTAGACCAGTTAAATCTTGACCTTGAAACCTGGGAAGAAAGAAAAGCACGAGTAGCCGAACTCCACGATCGGGTAATTTCACGTCGTAAAACTCAACTTGAACAAATCAAGCGTACCCTGATCCATCTGCACGAGATTGGATTAATCAGTGACAAAAATATTGGTAAGGAAAGGGTAATTGAAATCAGGGATAACCCACCCAAAGTCGCTAATTTACTAGTAGAGGTAGACGATCAAGATTTTCCTGATGAATTTAGAGTTATTAAGTACCAAGCTAATAATAAGGCAATTCTTGAAGCCTATAAATCTGGTAAAGATATTAGCGATGTTGCTGAGATAACTATTGGCAAACAAGTACGGTTTAAGGTGCAATCAGCTACTAAGGGGCGCAACAAGAAAAACCACAACTAA
- a CDS encoding ABC transporter ATP-binding protein, whose protein sequence is MLKAEHLSFRHHSQQRWILQDFSLELARGEVVGLTGASGLGKTTIAKLLAGYLQPTQGKITCNGQPLPSSSYCPVQMIFQNPELAVNPRWRISKILAEGQQPSDDLLAALGIHQSWLNRYPHELSGGELQRIAVARSLNSSTRYLVADEMTAMLDANTQALIWQVVIKYAKEHEIGILVISHEVALLQRLCSHIIDLSQLIYQIR, encoded by the coding sequence ATGTTGAAGGCTGAACATTTATCTTTTCGTCACCATTCGCAGCAAAGGTGGATTTTGCAAGATTTTAGTTTGGAATTAGCCAGAGGCGAAGTTGTGGGTTTGACTGGGGCGAGTGGTTTGGGTAAAACCACAATTGCTAAACTTCTAGCGGGATATCTCCAACCGACTCAAGGAAAGATAACTTGTAATGGTCAACCCTTACCCAGCAGTAGTTATTGTCCTGTACAGATGATTTTTCAAAACCCTGAACTAGCTGTCAATCCGCGCTGGCGAATCAGCAAGATTTTAGCAGAAGGACAGCAGCCTTCAGATGATTTACTCGCTGCTTTGGGCATTCACCAAAGTTGGCTCAATCGCTATCCTCATGAACTCAGTGGGGGTGAGTTACAACGGATTGCAGTGGCGCGATCGCTCAATTCTTCCACACGCTACTTGGTTGCAGATGAAATGACGGCAATGCTAGATGCTAACACTCAAGCTCTGATTTGGCAGGTAGTGATTAAATACGCCAAGGAGCATGAAATAGGAATTTTAGTCATCAGTCATGAAGTAGCGTTACTTCAGCGTCTTTGCTCTCACATCATTGATTTGAGTCAACTAATTTATCAAATTAGATGA
- a CDS encoding ABC transporter ATP-binding protein produces the protein MLSVKNLSVTFTMYDVGLTQKQLTVITDLDLEVNAGEVVAVVGSSGSGKSLLAHAILGILPHNAQVTGQIIFQGEPLTVERQAQLRGKQIALIPQSISYLDPLMRVGSQVNRAGHLSGLPKIKAKQQVDRVFDRYGLATVVKQQYPFQISGGMARRVLVATAAIGCAELLIADEPTPGLHPEIVVETLNHLRELASEGKGVILITHDLEAALQVADKVAVFYAGTTLEVAKAGDFTSGNLRHPYTQALWRSLPQNEFIPVPGSQPSPEALPVGCLFGDRCPLATETCLEARPQVRIVRGAPVRCIHVEG, from the coding sequence ATGCTATCAGTAAAAAATCTCAGTGTCACTTTTACAATGTATGATGTGGGCTTAACCCAGAAGCAATTAACTGTAATTACTGACTTAGATTTAGAGGTTAATGCTGGTGAAGTCGTTGCAGTTGTTGGTTCTAGTGGCTCAGGTAAAAGTTTACTCGCTCACGCCATTTTAGGTATATTACCGCACAACGCCCAAGTGACAGGACAGATAATATTTCAGGGAGAACCGTTAACTGTAGAACGTCAGGCGCAGTTGCGAGGAAAGCAAATCGCTCTAATTCCACAATCTATAAGCTACCTTGACCCTTTGATGCGTGTGGGTTCTCAGGTAAATCGTGCAGGTCATTTAAGTGGATTACCTAAGATAAAAGCTAAACAACAAGTAGATCGAGTATTTGACCGCTATGGGTTAGCTACGGTGGTGAAACAGCAGTATCCTTTTCAAATTTCTGGAGGTATGGCGCGGCGAGTGCTAGTTGCTACAGCAGCAATAGGATGTGCTGAGTTGTTAATTGCTGATGAACCTACTCCTGGGCTACATCCAGAGATTGTAGTAGAGACGCTGAATCATCTGCGGGAACTGGCTAGTGAGGGTAAAGGTGTCATCTTAATTACTCACGACTTAGAAGCAGCCTTGCAAGTGGCGGATAAAGTGGCTGTGTTTTATGCAGGAACAACCCTAGAAGTGGCGAAGGCTGGTGATTTCACATCTGGAAATCTACGTCATCCTTATACCCAAGCTTTGTGGCGATCGCTTCCCCAAAATGAGTTTATCCCTGTTCCTGGTAGCCAACCCAGCCCAGAGGCTTTACCTGTTGGTTGTTTATTTGGCGATCGCTGTCCCCTAGCAACAGAAACTTGCTTAGAAGCTAGACCCCAAGTTCGCATAGTACGGGGCGCACCCGTGAGGTGTATTCATGTTGAAGGCTGA
- a CDS encoding ABC transporter permease: MKIPVVVSHPQKFWYKLSNFLGNRRRQTLAIATLCTIILIALLLSTQIIGTDGLEIALPERNLAPSFAHPFGTDWLGRDMLTRTLHGLSLSLWVGLLTATVSAVIGLILGTLSATLGGKVDAVIVWIIDVFFSLPHLVLIILVAFAMGGGTQGLIIAIALTHWTSLARLLRAEVLQLKSAAYVQLSAKLGHSPLWIARHHILPHLIPQFLVGLILLFPHAILHEAGLTFLGLGISAQTPAIGIILSESMRYLSAGYWWLAVLPGASLLIAVQTFDILGQSLRALLDPKTSQG, from the coding sequence ATGAAAATCCCAGTGGTTGTTTCTCACCCGCAAAAGTTTTGGTATAAATTGTCTAACTTTTTAGGCAATCGTCGCCGTCAGACATTAGCGATCGCTACATTATGCACAATCATATTAATCGCTTTATTGTTAAGTACCCAAATCATTGGTACAGATGGTTTGGAAATTGCTTTACCAGAACGTAACTTAGCACCTTCATTCGCCCATCCCTTTGGTACAGATTGGTTAGGTAGGGATATGCTAACTCGCACTCTCCACGGTTTGAGTTTGAGTTTATGGGTGGGGCTATTAACAGCTACAGTCAGCGCAGTTATAGGTTTAATCTTAGGAACACTTTCCGCAACTTTAGGCGGCAAAGTAGATGCAGTAATTGTTTGGATAATTGATGTATTTTTTAGTCTGCCCCACTTAGTATTAATTATTTTAGTGGCTTTTGCTATGGGCGGTGGTACGCAGGGTTTAATTATTGCGATCGCCTTAACTCATTGGACTAGTTTAGCTCGACTTTTACGAGCAGAAGTTTTGCAACTCAAAAGTGCTGCTTATGTGCAACTATCTGCCAAACTGGGTCATTCTCCCTTGTGGATTGCTCGTCACCACATCCTCCCCCATCTTATCCCCCAATTTCTGGTAGGGCTGATATTACTCTTCCCCCATGCAATTTTACATGAGGCAGGTTTAACTTTTTTGGGATTGGGAATTTCCGCACAAACTCCTGCTATTGGCATTATTCTCTCAGAGTCAATGCGCTACTTATCGGCTGGATATTGGTGGTTAGCGGTTTTACCAGGAGCATCTTTACTCATAGCTGTACAAACTTTTGATATTTTAGGGCAAAGTCTACGCGCTTTATTAGACCCAAAAACTAGCCAGGGGTAA
- a CDS encoding ABC transporter permease produces MNRIFLFILKKFLHLCLLLLAVSVCSFVLMSFSPIDPINAYVGADISRIGTEQRELIARQWGLDQPMTTRFFLWLQQFLQGNLGTSIIFNQSVSNVIATRFQTSLALMALAWLISGVLGITLGLVAGANAGSIIDRIIRLYAYTLASSPTFWIGLLLLSLFAVQWRLAPICCAAPIGVLLEDVTFWQRLHHLFLPALTLSLIGIASIALHTREKLIEILHSNYALFAFAQGETKMGFIIHHGLRNIALPAITLQFASLSELFGGSVLAERVFGYPGLGDATTQAAMRSDVPLLVGIVLFSALFVFTGNFLADLAYQLIDPRIRIGKSAS; encoded by the coding sequence GTGAATCGGATTTTTTTATTTATACTCAAAAAATTTTTACATTTATGTTTACTTTTGCTAGCTGTTTCGGTGTGTAGCTTTGTATTGATGAGCTTTTCTCCAATTGACCCCATCAATGCTTATGTGGGTGCAGATATTTCTCGCATTGGCACAGAACAACGAGAATTAATTGCTAGACAATGGGGATTAGATCAACCGATGACTACCCGCTTTTTTCTTTGGTTACAGCAATTTCTCCAAGGAAATTTAGGCACTTCGATAATTTTTAATCAATCAGTCTCAAATGTCATTGCAACTCGCTTTCAAACATCTTTAGCATTGATGGCGTTAGCGTGGCTAATATCAGGTGTTTTGGGCATTACTTTAGGTCTTGTGGCAGGGGCAAATGCAGGTTCAATAATAGATAGAATCATTCGCCTTTATGCCTATACTTTGGCATCTAGTCCAACTTTTTGGATTGGGTTGCTGCTACTAAGTTTATTTGCTGTGCAATGGCGACTAGCCCCTATTTGTTGTGCTGCACCTATTGGTGTTTTGCTAGAAGATGTGACATTTTGGCAACGCCTACATCATCTATTTTTACCGGCTTTAACTTTAAGCTTAATTGGGATTGCTAGTATTGCTCTGCACACCCGTGAAAAACTCATTGAAATTCTACATAGCAACTATGCTTTATTTGCTTTTGCTCAAGGTGAAACCAAAATGGGCTTTATTATCCATCATGGATTGCGGAATATTGCACTACCAGCCATTACATTACAATTTGCTAGTTTGAGCGAATTATTTGGCGGTTCTGTCCTAGCGGAAAGAGTATTTGGATACCCAGGATTAGGTGATGCTACTACACAGGCAGCTATGCGGAGTGATGTGCCATTACTAGTGGGAATTGTGTTATTTAGTGCTTTATTTGTTTTCACAGGTAACTTTTTAGCTGATCTGGCTTATCAGCTAATCGATCCGCGTATCCGTATTGGGAAATCTGCATCATGA